AGCATCACGAAATTCGACTATTGTGTTGACCTCAATTGCTTGGAATTTCTGATTTAATAACCAGAAATCTTAAGGCATAACTTGTCTCCACATAGCCCAAGAACACAACATAGACAGTCTTAGGACCCAATTTCTTTCGTTTGTGTTCTGGGACTAGCACTTTTGCTAGGCACCGCCACACTCGAAAGTATTTCAGGCTTGGTTTCCTACCTTTCCACAACTCGAAAGGAGTACTCGTATTGTGTTTCAGAGGGACTCTATTCAGAATANNNNNNNNNNNNNNNNNNNNNNNNNNNNNNNNNNNNNNNNNNNNNNNNNNNNNNNNNNNNNNNNNNNNNNNNNNNNNNNNNNNNNNNNNNNNNNNNNNNNNNNNNNNNNNNNNNNNNNNNNNNNNNNNNNNNNNNNNNNNNNNNNNNNNNNNNNNNNNGTTTCCTACCTTTCCACAACTCGAAAGGAGTACTCGTATTGTGTTTCAGAGGGACTCTATTCAGAATATGGCAAGCCGTATTCAAAGCCTCTCTCCACAAATACTTTGGTAACCCGGAGGTTAATAGGAGACTGTTAATAATATCTTTGAATGTTCTATTCTTTCGTTCAGCCATTCCATTAGACGAAGGGGAATACGGGGGAGTCTCTTCATGAATAATGCCAAAAGTTTGACAATATTCATTGAACTTACTCGACTCATACTCTCCTCCTCTATCGGACCTTaatcttttaagtttcttacCAGTTTGGatttctgcttcatttttaaacaaaataaatttgtctaaggcttcatccttatttttcatgagaaacaCATAACAGTATCTACTGCAATCATCTATAAAGGTGATAAAATATCGTTTGTGGTCCCTGGTCAAAACTCCATTGAACTCACAAATATCAGTGTGaactaaatcaagtatttTCGAATCAAGTATTTTCGAATCCCTTTCAATTGTGTTAGTGGAGTTCAAGGAAAACGAGTAAGTTCAAGGAAAAAGGTTTTCTTGCTTACTCTATAATTGAAATGAAACTCCTTTTTCCTTCCTCATTCAAAtctttgaatttcaagaaaaccttTGAAAAATCTCAACACAAAGTAAGCAAGCTCTGTTTCTCGATCTCATGCATGTCTGAAAATTGAAACTTCCATATTTTCTCCTTCTCATATTGTGCagttttcctatatttttcatgtttggTGTGGGGTTTTTGCTGCAAATTAGAATGATCTGAGTTTTGCATGTGGGATTTTTTTTGACATAGCCTTCACTGTCTTGCCTCACGCACAACCAGTTTTCTTGGTTAAGTCTTTTGTGTTCAGTTGTTGCATGTACGAGTTTGAGGTTACTGGTGGATTCTTCTATCTTTCTTTAAGGTGAGTGTAAGAGAATTGAGCagtgaaaaatggaaaagagtTTCGAATAATTCGGCAAGCGAAGTTGAAACCTTACCTAGTCTTGAAACTCTGTTATCTTAGATTTGTATGTTTTCGAGGGTTCAACAGGAAAACAAGGGAAATAAACCTCAACAACGTTCCACCTCCGTATGAGTTTTTGTAACTGAAggatgaaaaataatgagtttggtacttcttttttgttttccattctTGCTTGAACAAGTCATGGATGTGGATAGAAACTCGTCTACACTGACGAGGCGCTTTTTCATGATATCTCCTGCAAAGTCTGTAATCACTACTTTTCCAGACATTTTGCCTCCTATTTACAAAGCTAAAATGTGTGTATGCAAATGCTTATACAGTTGAACGTTCTGCACGAAACAGCCTGGCAATGGCAATAACAGGTACTAGTTTCTTCAAACTGAAATTAAGGTGCCATTTAACTTGATAGCTGGTAAGCAACCTGCTGCATGGTTGGTCGAAGCTGTGGATTAGCCTGCACACAATCAAAAGCCAGCTTTGCTGTTAACACCAGTAGTTCGTCCACTTGCTTCCCTGCAGGTGGGAGTCGAGTGTCCATCATGTCTTTCAGTAACGTGCTATGAGATATTGATTCTGATGATGATATGGATGAAATTAGATCTCCAGGATGCCTCCCCATGATCACTTCTAGTGCTACCACTCCAAAGCTGTAGACATCACACTTCTCACTCACTTTCATAGTGTATGCCAGTTCTGCATTCAGACACACATGAAAAGGAAACAGTTTCAACcacaattttcataaaagCATTATGTTAGGACAAAATACAAgttgtgaaaaaaaatgagaatgcaCAAACTTTTACATGGTTTTTGAGATGAGTTGCATTATGTTTATGGTCGTTCAAGTTTCTCCACTCAAGGAAAAAATGCTTCGAGTGCATATGGTGGTTTTTTACTCGAGTCTTTATATGCATTAGTATATGTCCTATAGCAACATGAGCAGCTCTTACTATAATCTTGAAGGCCGTTGGCAGATGGATAAGTTATCAAAGTGAAGTAGCTATATAGGTAGGGAAGAGCTCACCCGGAGCTGCATAACCATAAGTTCCAGCAAAAGAAGTCCAGTTAGATGAGTCTGGGCTCAACAGCTTTGCTGTGCCAAAATCAGAAATGTGAGCTTCATTCTCCAAATCCAAAAGAACGTTCTTGCTTGATATATCCAGATGAAGTATGGGAGGTAAACAATTGTGATGCATGTAGGACAAAGCATTTGCCACACCCTTGACAACATTTATCCTCTCATTCCATTGAAATTCCTGTGCTTGTTCATCGGAGTTTAGTTTATCTGACAAGTTTCCCCCTTCCAAGAACTCATAGACCAAGAATGTGTGACGTGGATGCGAACAAAAGCCTAACAGCTTCACTATATTGCGATGGCGTATCTCTGTCAGTGCACGTATTTCATTCGTGTAACTTCTTGGATTCTTTGATCCACCATCATCTGAAACATGGAGCTTCTTGACTGCCACAATTTGTCCATCTGCCAACTCAGCCCTAAACACGCTACCCTGTCCTCCAATGCCAACATGATATCTGGGATTGAAGTTCTCTGTTGCTTCAATTATGTTTTCATATGCTAACTTACCATCAAAGCTCCACAAATCGAACAATTTTTCAGCTGGTTCTCTTGGGGCATCTTTGCTGCTGCTTCTATCTGCTCTTGAAAACAAAACCAGACTGATGATGAAAACTGAAAGCAAGATGCTTCCCAAAAGTACAGGTATCAGTACAGCAAGAAACTTTCTACTCCCTTGGTTTGGTTTAATTGACTGTATTGGCTTACAATTCCCCAGACCTGTAATGTTGCCACATAGGCCCTTATTATTTCTCAAGGCATCAAAAGGGGCCTTCTGAAATGCCCGGTTATCTGGAAGAGGACCGTCTAACTGATTATAGGAGATATCCACAGAAACTAAACTCAAGCATTGCTCAAAGCTTGAAGGAATGGAACCCGATAACCTGTTATGTGACAGTATCATAATTCCCAAGCTTTTCAGCTCTCCTAGCTGGTAAGGGATTTCACCATTTAACATGTTGTTGCTGAGATCAAGAGTTTGAAGATCTCGCATAGCTCCTAGTTGAGAAGGAATATATCCGGTGAACGAATTGCTGCTCAAGTTCAAGTCGAATATTTTTGTGCATTCTCCAACTTGTCCTGGAATTTCGCCAGTAAGATTGTTTGCCGCCAGGTCTAGTGATGACAGTGCCTTGAGCTTCCCGATTTCTGATGGGACGCTTCCACAAAGTTTGTTATCATTCAACAGCAGCTCCAGCAGAAAGGTTAAATTCCCCAAACTTCTGGGAATACTCCCAGTTAATAGGTTTGAGGAGAGATCTAACCTGTACAGTTGAGAAGCCCCTCCAAGCTCAGGAGGTATTTCTCCCGAGATACCATTGTTCGAGATCTTCAAGGTTGTCAGGTTGCGGTATGCCCCCCAATTAGAAGATAGCTCACCATAAAAATTGTTGTAACTCAAATCGATGTAACGCAGGTTCGGGTAGAAACCAAATTCTTCTGATATATTCACTGTAAATCTGTTTCTGTCAAGCCTGAGTCTCTGTAGGCTAGTGCAGTTTCTTAAGCTTTTTGGGACATGACCCGTGATCATGTTGTCATTTACGGTAAGATTTTTAAGTAACCCACCTAGACACAAATTGTCTGGCAAATGGCctgtaagtttgtttccactTAAAGATAAAGACTCCAAATGGTTAAGATGAACCATTTCTGGAGGGATTGAACAGGACAAGTTATTTACATTGAGAAGCAGCTTATTCAGCCCTGTCAAGTTCCCAATTGTAGGAGGAATACATCCCGAAAGCAAGTTTTCACTAAGGCGGAAAATAGTTAAGTTCCTCAAATTGCCAATACTAACAGGCAGCGGACCGGATATCTGGTTTTTGAACAAAGACATCTCTGTGAGCTCCGTTAAGTTCCCAATAGAAGAAGGAATAGATCCTGAGAGCTGATTTTCACTGAGGTACAATATTGCCAGGCTGCGCAAATTGCCAATGCTATCAGGGATTGAACAGGATAGCTGGTTCTTATACAGACACAGCTCTCTGAGTTTTGTTAAATTCCCAATGGCGGAAGGAATGCATCCTGAAAGCTCGTTCTCACAGAGGTATAAGAAGTTTAAGTTGGCCAAACTGGTAATTGAGTTGGGAATTGGACCCATGAGATTATtctttgaaagaaaaagttcACTAAGTGACTCCAGCATTCCAATTTCGTTTGGGACATGGCAGGATAATTGATTTCCATACAAGTAAAGCCTGTTTAGTTTTGTCAGGTTTCCAATCGACGAAGGTATGCAGCCggatattttattctttgcGAATGATATGTAAGTTAAGTCCCTCAAGTTCCCAATAGAAGTAGGAATCGGACCTGTTAGGCTGTTGCTCGATAAATCAAGTTCTATCAGATGAGTTAAGCTTCCAATTTCTTGAGGAGCAGAGCCACTGAGATTGTTTGCAGCCATATGAAAGAATCTTAGGCCGGTAAGAAGGCCTACCTCGGGTTGAAGTTTGCCCGACAGATGATTGACAGATAAATTAAGATAAGTGAGCCTTGACAGGCCAAAAAAGTTCATGGGAAGGTTCCCAATCAGAGAGTTGTTCTGAAGATCAATGTAGTGGAGATGGGGCAATGAAGAAAAGTTCAAATCGGAAAGCTTGCCTTCTATACCGTAGCCGGTGAGATTTACACGCACAATCCTTCCATGCTTGTTACATCCAAGGCCAGCCCAAATGCAAGGCCTACTTGCAGTACTCCACGACGATAGGAGCGACTGGCTTTTGCTATCAAGACTGGCTTTCCAGCTCAGAAGAGCAAATGCTTCGTTTTCTCCTTCAGACAGATTCTTTGCTGCTGCATGTGATAAGGTCATGCACAGAAATGCAAGAAACAGAGATTTCATTGTTTCAGGCTAAGAGAAATTTTCTGTGGCCTCAGAAACTCTGGTCTGTGGCCGGATATAAAATGCAATGCCACAAGAATGATGGCATTTGAAAAGTCTTCTGTGGGGCAAGTCCTCTATGAtagtgattattataaaactCGTTTGTGCCATAGCAATGAAAAAGTTGGACAAATGCTGACTTGGCTTTCAAGACAATGACATGTCTGTGATCTACAGCATGCTGCACAGATTTTTCCCTTCTCCAGCAGCAGCCCACTACAGTTCAACATACTCTCGACTGtaaataagagtaatttgCAATGCTCACTTGtgttttagtataattataattattttaaaaattatttatatatcttgattttattatgtCTCTTAACTCTAACAATCATGCAACAATTAGTTCAATTCGTAATTTTCATTAGGTTtagattcatttttttgtagtaataaaatactttttaggGTCTGAACTAtaatcttatttgtttttataattatccaaattccttctataaaataagtggacaattttcaaaatttcaaaattttccactCACCTTgtcccatattttttttaataaattttcaatttctatcctttttttttttaaaaaacgtAGAGCAAAATGAAGAATTCCAAACTTccgtaaattatataatttcatcagaTATTGATATATTCCATACCAAACTTCTAAAAAACTCATTGTAATTAcccatttaaataaattaagcagAGAACAGAGGAAAGTTTTCAGATGCAGACAGGACTAATATGTTTTCTTGTAGGTTGTTACTTTCTCGACTTCTCTACTATATTATTCAACATGTTGACAGATTTTAACGCCGATCAAGTGTTCTTCCCCACATCTCTTGGACTCATCTGGGAGATATGTCGCAAGTTCAGTCAGTCATGCTTACTGAACTTGGACGCTCCATTTTCACTGTTCTCATATCAGCgagatacaaaagaaaatgagatttaATTGTTTTCCGTATCAGAACATCATCATTGTTCAACCAGATTCAGGTGTTGGCAGAGAACAGCGGATAACTTTCCAACTGAAAACTGTACTCTGAAGAATATTATGTCTTATTACATATCAGCAATGAGTAGCTGCAAGCCGGAAATGAAATCTAcaagtttattattttggcTCTTCAGCAGCGTACAATGCTTTGATCTCCTCGACATCATCGTAGCTACCGAGGAATATTGGAGAACGCTCGTGTATCTTCTTTGGGACCAAATCGAGTGCCTGAAATAAGAATATGTTAGATTTACATTCGATTCGACAACCTTTCactttatttggaaaaatcgAGGAATCTTACCCTCTGCTTCCCCGTAAATGCCTGTCCTCCCGCTTGTTCCATCAGAAACGACATAGGAAAGACTTCATACAGCACCCTGTTTCATATAATTAGCCccattaatttcttttgcGTTGATTATGAATGATGACAGGGACTATTTGAGCTTCTTTGGAGTGTGTGTGCGAGTTACCTCAGTTTTCCATTTGGGCTTTTCTTGTCAGCTGGGTACAGAAAGATGCCTCCATAAAGTAACGTGCGATGGACATCAGCTACCATACTAACAAAGACGAATTTTCAAGGATGAGCACAAGTTATCAAGTCACAGTGTTTGGTGATACATAGATCATAATGAAATAACACTCAAACGTAAACTTACGTTGAACGTTGGAGGCAGTTTACGTCAATATATGTTTTACTAACTCGTATgaacatttcaaataaatataggaAATATGGTAGAACCCTGATTTACTGAGTGGAAGTTTTCATTTACCTTCCAATGTATCTTAGAGATTTTGCTGGTGACCCATCTTTGGGGAACTTGCATTTTTCCACATACCTGGTTTTcacaaaagtaaaattagaTACGGTAAATCAAATAGAACATAAGACTACCATATTCAAAGATAAATACTTTGCTGTTGGACCATCCCAGTTCTTGGCATTTCCTTCATTAacagaatatatttttcctttctttggaatctgtaaaaagaaaacaatccAACACTTGGTTAATTACAAATGGTTCTAAAACAGAAACAGAGACAGTGGTCCTGATAATTACATTGTAGTATATGGtgaaactaaaagtaaaagaGTAGAGGTCTGAATCctaataattttcattgtaATCATCAGTTATGTGATTCTCAAAGAATAAGTGTTACCAGAAGTCTTTAGAAACTGCCATGCGATTAGTGCCTCATACATAAAGATAGCATCTGAAAGTTTAAAACTGGCTAAACTACAAAAGCATCATGCAGTAAATCAACAAAGCCCAAAGTGATGTCTCTTTCTCCTTCAAGTTTACCTACTACGGTACCAGAGTGAATATGATCTCCACCAGAATACCATGGAATAAGGTTTGATCTTGATCCTATTCCATTCCAAAAATGGAAAGTTCGACACAATTGGGATTTTTTTTGGAATCATTACAGTTAGAAAAAAGAGAAGGTTTTTTTCTACGAGTTAtggtttattaaatttcaataagtcatttttttttggtaaaatcgAATACATGAATGAACAAACCTATCCAGAAGTTTTCGCAACTCAATCATAGATGATGGAATCATCAAAGATTTGACCTTTTCAAAAGTGGAAATAGGATCCCAGTCAAGTCAGTTCATAGATCTTGAAATGAGATATGCCCCACAATAATCAAAGGAAACTAAATGGTTTAGTCAAAATGAATTCTTGTTTGGGAAATGACAAGGGTGGAATGTGAATTAACCTTAATATCTGGATGAGTCAATATGAATTCTCCAAGAGATGGATCGAGTGTGAATCCATTAACTCCAGCTCCAGTACTCAGCACAAGCTGTAAAGTTGAATCATGAATGACAACTAAGAATTCATTATGGCGGTTTATCACAAAAACTGTAACATATGAAGGTCATTTTAGAGCAGACAATATATACCGTGCAAGAACTTCCATACATGCAATAGCCAGCAGCTAGCATATTCTTCCCGGGCTGCAACACGTCTTCTAGTTTTGGTTCACCTCCCTCTTTGATCATGTAGATCCCAAAGATCTATAGACAAAAGTGAGGTACCGATTAATTTCCACATTGTAGTATACACTTCAAGATATCATTTTTCTTATCAGTCGAGGCATGAACTCATACAGTTCCAATAGAAACACCACAGTCGATATTGGAcgatccatccaatggatcgaACACAACACAGTACCTGCATATTGAGAAAGGCATATTAATTGATGTTAATAGATGTGAAAGATTCAATACATAGCCTCTgaaaacacacaaatgcagAATGTTCTGTCTGAGAGCAGGAAACACATACCTTCCACGCTTAGAGGGTTCCACGAATGTTGCCTCTTCATCCTCTTCAGAGACGAGGATGCACTGCCAGTGATTCACAAATTTATTagcataaattaatatttaatcctttattgttcttcaaaagGAAACATATTTCATGACATACAGTTCGACCACTGCTGACTAATGCCTTGATGAACACTTCATTTGAGAGAACATCTAGTTTCTTCTGTTCTTCACCCTTCAGAAAACAGCAATAAAATCAGTTCAGGTTAAAGCAAGAACTTATGATAACTGAAACTGCACATTCTTGTGAGCGCTATATGTACGCAAACCAATACCGTATTATTTTACCTGCACATTCGTCTCTCCAGCAAGACCGATGAGTTTGGCTAAACCAGCCTGCAAATCACAAAGTTgagaattgatatatttataaataaaaaaccaaCATGGACTATTTTCACCAAATTAGGTTCCCGTTAACGGGGCGATACTTCCTCAGAGCACAATCATCCTGAACACCCTGTAGTGGTCCACTATCCTCCTTATGTtattccctctctctctctgtagAGCACCCAGCAATATATTCTCACTGTTTGAGAAGAAGTATAAATTCAAGTTGATTGTTTTGTCTCTGCCGAGTATTACAAATTGCAAGAATTTGTTCAGCTATCAACATTTTCCTCTCACttggaaattacatttattcaaaGGCTAGGTTAGGTGATTAAAGCAACCAAATTGAGTGGGATTACAAGGCTTCATCAGCCAAGAAAcgttgaaaattcaaatttatgatCCCGAGTGAAACTAAATGGTAGCAACAAATTCGGATGTCTAAAAGACTTTCCTTTCCCTGAAAACTACAATGTTCATGAGCAGCAAACGTTACAGGTGCAAGAGAAGCATTTCAACATTAGAATTCATCCAGCACTGCTCgtagacaaaagaaaattgcCTTTCAAGTTTCAACAATAGAAGTGAACATTTAAGACTATAAAATACATCGACAATTTTGATTGCAttagacaaaaaattatgtatctATAGTCATAGAAGTTCCTCaagattcattttttgttatctTATTCTTTCAACTACAACACCCCATATCTAGGACGTATCTCCTGCTTCTCCTACCATGTTctgtatgaaaattttaaacccACAACAAAATCCTCAGAGAAAACACCAGCTCAAAAACTGAAagatcattaaaaaaaaaacccaataCAATCTAACGGAACCTAAACCCCAACCTTGTTAACAGCAGAGCAAACGAACTTGCAGCCAAGAACAATATGATTGAGCAAGATGGTGAAATCCCCGCGCGACTCCGGATGCTTTGACTGCTCATTCAACACATACCTAGTTATGGTCATCAAATCCGTCCGATGAGCCTCCGCCGCGTGATCCATCGTCAAACCACCACCCtactttacaaaatatatacgtatatatatgttgcttTGACTAAAGGCGAAgctattatatttaaaactcCAAGAAAATTCAGAGGGCCGGtgcatatattatttatgccTGCGTATATATAGTAAGCAGAGCACGTTATCGTGTAATTCTTGGAACGTCGTTCGAGGAAGACTAACAACGAAATGCTGACACACAAAGTACGTGTGAATGTGTGTGGATAGGGATGGGATGAGGCAGTAGTGGAGGGAAAAAATGGTTGTAGTATTATTATCCCATGTCAAAGGGATATTTGGGG
The window above is part of the Sesamum indicum cultivar Zhongzhi No. 13 linkage group LG2, S_indicum_v1.0, whole genome shotgun sequence genome. Proteins encoded here:
- the LOC105179554 gene encoding fructose-1,6-bisphosphatase, cytosolic, translated to MDHAAEAHRTDLMTITRYVLNEQSKHPESRGDFTILLNHIVLGCKFVCSAVNKAGLAKLIGLAGETNVQGEEQKKLDVLSNEVFIKALVSSGRTCILVSEEDEEATFVEPSKRGRYCVVFDPLDGSSNIDCGVSIGTIFGIYMIKEGGEPKLEDVLQPGKNMLAAGYCMYGSSCTLVLSTGAGVNGFTLDPSLGEFILTHPDIKIPKKGKIYSVNEGNAKNWDGPTAKYVEKCKFPKDGSPAKSLRYIGSMVADVHRTLLYGGIFLYPADKKSPNGKLRVLYEVFPMSFLMEQAGGQAFTGKQRALDLVPKKIHERSPIFLGSYDDVEEIKALYAAEEPK
- the LOC105155431 gene encoding probable leucine-rich repeat receptor-like protein kinase At1g35710, translating into MKSLFLAFLCMTLSHAAAKNLSEGENEAFALLSWKASLDSKSQSLLSSWSTASRPCIWAGLGCNKHGRIVRVNLTGYGIEGKLSDLNFSSLPHLHYIDLQNNSLIGNLPMNFFGLSRLTYLNLSVNHLSGKLQPEVGLLTGLRFFHMAANNLSGSAPQEIGSLTHLIELDLSSNSLTGPIPTSIGNLRDLTYISFAKNKISGCIPSSIGNLTKLNRLYLYGNQLSCHVPNEIGMLESLSELFLSKNNLMGPIPNSITSLANLNFLYLCENELSGCIPSAIGNLTKLRELCLYKNQLSCSIPDSIGNLRSLAILYLSENQLSGSIPSSIGNLTELTEMSLFKNQISGPLPVSIGNLRNLTIFRLSENLLSGCIPPTIGNLTGLNKLLLNVNNLSCSIPPEMVHLNHLESLSLSGNKLTGHLPDNLCLGGLLKNLTVNDNMITGHVPKSLRNCTSLQRLRLDRNRFTVNISEEFGFYPNLRYIDLSYNNFYGELSSNWGAYRNLTTLKISNNGISGEIPPELGGASQLYRLDLSSNLLTGSIPRSLGNLTFLLELLLNDNKLCGSVPSEIGKLKALSSLDLAANNLTGEIPGQVGECTKIFDLNLSSNSFTGYIPSQLGAMRDLQTLDLSNNMLNGEIPYQLGELKSLGIMILSHNRLSGSIPSSFEQCLSLVSVDISYNQLDGPLPDNRAFQKAPFDALRNNKGLCGNITGLGNCKPIQSIKPNQGSRKFLAVLIPVLLGSILLSVFIISLVLFSRADRSSSKDAPREPAEKLFDLWSFDGKLAYENIIEATENFNPRYHVGIGGQGSVFRAELADGQIVAVKKLHVSDDGGSKNPRSYTNEIRALTEIRHRNIVKLLGFCSHPRHTFLVYEFLEGGNLSDKLNSDEQAQEFQWNERINVVKGVANALSYMHHNCLPPILHLDISSKNVLLDLENEAHISDFGTAKLLSPDSSNWTSFAGTYGYAAPELAYTMKVSEKCDVYSFGVVALEVIMGRHPGDLISSISSSESISHSTLLKDMMDTRLPPAGKQVDELLVLTAKLAFDCVQANPQLRPTMQQVAYQLSS